From one Erythrobacter sp. HKB08 genomic stretch:
- the hrcA gene encoding heat-inducible transcriptional repressor HrcA, whose protein sequence is MSGPNVTELTDRAREIFRLVVEGYIDSGQPVGSKTLAQGGVNLSPASIRSVLADLESLGLLAAPHTSAGRMPTEIGLRMFVDGMMQVAEPSAEEREAIERHIGASGPIEQALEKTSALLSDISGAAGMVMVPQRDPKLAQFNLVNIGQGRLLAVIVGEDGAVENRIIEASGGLAEGDLEQASNYISARLAGRTLRDAIATMQQELKTGRSRLDSASRDLVERGLAVWSEDASARPVLIVRGQANLLDENALEDLERVRNLLDDLEDKQSIAQLLESAREAEATRIFIGSENRLFALSGSSVIASPYRDREGRVVGVLGVIGPTRLNYARVVPMVDFTARSLGKLIG, encoded by the coding sequence ATGAGCGGACCGAATGTCACCGAATTGACCGACCGCGCGCGCGAGATATTCCGGCTCGTCGTCGAAGGCTACATCGACAGCGGCCAGCCGGTTGGTTCGAAAACGCTCGCGCAGGGCGGAGTGAACCTGTCTCCCGCCTCGATCCGCTCGGTCCTTGCTGACCTCGAATCGCTCGGCCTGCTGGCGGCGCCGCATACCAGTGCCGGACGCATGCCGACCGAGATCGGCCTGCGCATGTTCGTAGACGGCATGATGCAGGTCGCCGAACCGAGCGCCGAGGAACGCGAGGCGATCGAGCGGCATATCGGCGCCTCCGGACCGATCGAGCAGGCGCTGGAGAAGACCAGCGCGCTGCTGTCAGACATTTCCGGCGCGGCGGGCATGGTCATGGTCCCGCAGCGCGATCCGAAGCTCGCTCAGTTCAACTTGGTGAACATTGGGCAAGGACGGCTTCTCGCTGTGATCGTCGGCGAGGACGGGGCGGTCGAGAACCGCATCATCGAGGCGAGCGGCGGGCTTGCGGAAGGCGATCTCGAACAAGCGAGCAACTACATATCCGCGCGCCTCGCCGGGCGGACACTGCGGGACGCAATCGCCACCATGCAGCAGGAGCTCAAAACCGGCAGGAGCCGCCTCGATTCCGCGAGCCGCGATCTCGTCGAGCGCGGGCTCGCCGTGTGGAGCGAGGATGCTTCCGCGCGGCCCGTGCTGATCGTGCGTGGGCAGGCGAACCTGCTCGACGAAAACGCTCTGGAGGACCTGGAGCGAGTGCGGAACCTGCTCGACGACCTCGAAGACAAGCAATCGATCGCGCAATTGCTCGAGAGCGCGCGCGAGGCGGAAGCGACCAGGATTTTCATCGGGAGCGAGAACCGGCTGTTCGCCCTGAGCGGCTCTTCGGTCATCGCCTCACCCTATCGCGACCGCGAGGGAAGGGTGGTCGGCGTGCTGGGGGTCATCGGCCCTACGCGGTTGAATTACGCGCGTGTCGTCCCCATGGTTGATTTCACAGCCCGTTCGCTGGGCAAACTCATCGGATAG
- the grpE gene encoding nucleotide exchange factor GrpE — MSDDKKRPQDDAVEQELKGVPEEFLDDEAGEDQSGEGVEDALAQLRDDLENAKQETLYAKAETQNLRRRMEKDIADARAYAATGFARDILSVADNLARAIQAVPEDLREDDKFKGLVAGIEATQRELDKVFGQHGISRIAAMGLPLDPNQHQAMMEIPSDEHEPGTVVQEMQAGYMIRDRLLRPAMVGVSKKPD; from the coding sequence ATGAGCGACGACAAGAAGCGGCCGCAGGACGACGCCGTAGAGCAAGAGCTTAAGGGCGTGCCGGAAGAATTCCTCGATGACGAGGCTGGCGAAGACCAGTCGGGCGAGGGCGTGGAAGACGCGCTGGCCCAGCTGCGCGACGATCTCGAGAACGCGAAGCAGGAAACCCTCTATGCCAAGGCGGAAACGCAGAACCTGCGCCGCCGCATGGAGAAGGACATTGCCGATGCGCGCGCCTATGCCGCGACCGGCTTTGCGCGCGACATTTTGAGCGTTGCGGACAATCTCGCCCGTGCAATCCAGGCGGTGCCGGAAGACCTTCGCGAGGACGACAAGTTCAAGGGACTGGTCGCCGGCATCGAAGCGACCCAGCGCGAACTCGACAAGGTCTTTGGCCAGCACGGCATTAGCCGCATCGCCGCAATGGGCCTTCCGCTCGACCCGAACCAGCACCAGGCGATGATGGAAATTCCGAGCGACGAGCACGAACCGGGTACGGTCGTGCAGGAAATGCAGGCCGGTTACATGATCCGCGATCGTCTGCTGCGCCCGGCGATGGTCGGCGTTTCCAAGAAGCCGGACTGA
- a CDS encoding indoleamine 2,3-dioxygenase, protein MELKDYGLSRERGYLSHYEIDEITLPDLFAPIIEAADKLSDLLTSGRVRHWLDALPDPQIGTWVQNAPEEEVRTAMVHYSFIVQAYVWGEDEAPKSLPANLARPMVALADRLGQAPLLPYSGYVLDNWYRIDKNAPVTLDNIGMHQNFLGGADENWFVLVHVAIEAEAGVLLDNAARLVTVAKEGNEAEATRLLREMDEAWERIYGHFARMPERCDPYIYFHRVRPYIHGWANNPALDGGLIYDGVEKYEGKPQALRGQTGSQSSIVPAMDALFQVGHSDDPLKSFLDELHHYRPVQHRRFIEDLAAQSTLRDFVAASSNAELKEAFNACLEQSARFRTRHLEYAASYINKQAGSIAGNDPDVGTGGTPFMRYLKKHRDENREQLVS, encoded by the coding sequence ATGGAGCTGAAAGACTACGGATTGTCGCGTGAGCGCGGCTACCTATCGCATTACGAAATCGACGAAATCACACTGCCGGACCTGTTCGCGCCGATCATCGAAGCGGCGGACAAGCTGTCCGACCTTTTGACCAGCGGCCGAGTCCGCCACTGGCTCGATGCACTGCCAGACCCGCAGATCGGGACCTGGGTGCAAAACGCTCCCGAAGAGGAAGTGCGCACCGCAATGGTCCACTACTCCTTCATCGTGCAGGCCTATGTCTGGGGCGAGGACGAAGCGCCCAAGAGCCTCCCGGCCAATCTCGCGCGCCCGATGGTGGCGCTGGCCGACCGGCTCGGCCAGGCACCGCTACTGCCGTACTCGGGCTATGTCCTCGACAACTGGTACCGCATCGACAAGAACGCGCCGGTCACGCTCGACAACATCGGCATGCACCAGAACTTCCTGGGGGGAGCGGACGAGAACTGGTTCGTGCTCGTCCATGTCGCGATCGAAGCCGAAGCCGGCGTCCTGCTCGACAATGCAGCGCGCCTCGTGACGGTCGCCAAGGAAGGCAACGAAGCGGAAGCGACGCGCCTCCTGCGCGAAATGGACGAAGCGTGGGAGCGTATCTACGGCCACTTCGCCCGGATGCCGGAACGCTGCGATCCGTACATCTACTTCCACCGCGTGCGCCCGTACATCCACGGCTGGGCGAACAACCCGGCGCTCGATGGCGGACTGATCTACGACGGTGTCGAGAAGTACGAAGGCAAGCCGCAAGCACTACGTGGTCAGACCGGCTCGCAGTCGAGCATCGTGCCGGCGATGGATGCCCTGTTCCAGGTCGGCCACAGCGACGATCCGCTGAAGTCCTTCCTCGATGAGCTGCACCACTACCGTCCGGTACAGCATCGCCGCTTCATCGAGGATCTCGCCGCGCAGTCGACGCTGCGAGATTTCGTCGCGGCCTCGTCGAATGCAGAGCTGAAAGAGGCGTTCAATGCATGCCTCGAGCAGTCGGCACGCTTCCGCACTCGGCACCTCGAATATGCCGCGAGCTACATCAACAAGCAGGCAGGCAGCATTGCGGGTAACGACCCCGATGTCGGAACCGGCGGAACGCCCTTCATGCGGTACCTGAAGAAGCACCGCGACGAGAACAGGGAACAGCTGGTTTCCTGA
- a CDS encoding vgr related protein: MGGERPLTAGEVELARSVFGDAIDYAAVMIRRRKWFPFQPRKVTMAPRGHIHFHPHGESYCEDFSKAGVIRQGLFIHEMVHVWQVQTKGRWWLIFNRLPWERYDYSLKPGWPLTRYGVEQQAEIVKHAFWARNGVKIAGVADKAAYDMLVRFPGAAK, translated from the coding sequence ATCGGCGGAGAGCGGCCGCTTACCGCGGGCGAGGTCGAACTCGCCCGTAGCGTTTTCGGAGATGCGATAGATTACGCCGCGGTCATGATCAGGCGGCGCAAGTGGTTTCCGTTCCAGCCCCGCAAGGTGACAATGGCTCCGCGCGGGCACATCCACTTCCATCCGCATGGCGAAAGCTATTGCGAGGATTTCTCCAAGGCCGGCGTGATCCGTCAGGGCCTCTTCATTCACGAGATGGTCCATGTCTGGCAGGTCCAGACAAAGGGGCGCTGGTGGCTGATCTTCAACCGCCTTCCGTGGGAGCGATACGACTACAGCCTCAAGCCGGGCTGGCCGCTGACCCGCTATGGTGTCGAGCAGCAGGCCGAGATCGTGAAGCACGCTTTCTGGGCACGCAACGGAGTGAAGATCGCAGGCGTTGCCGACAAGGCAGCCTATGACATGCTGGTGAGGTTTCCCGGAGCGGCCAAGTGA
- a CDS encoding copper chaperone PCu(A)C, producing the protein MTKSIFAGLALGIASLGLASCGETAQEAVEAPDGVPGLEITNGRMVLPAVEGNPAAVYFDLKYNADRGLSLSRVDVAGAESAMFHEYKEWAGRMEMGESNPLPLTNGTEYKFEPGGRHVMAMNVSPELQPGGTTEVTVFVSGGDKTSFPVDILAAGDER; encoded by the coding sequence ATGACGAAGAGCATTTTTGCCGGGCTCGCACTCGGGATCGCTAGCCTCGGCCTCGCCTCGTGCGGCGAAACCGCCCAGGAAGCCGTCGAAGCACCCGATGGCGTGCCGGGTCTCGAAATCACCAATGGCCGCATGGTCCTGCCCGCCGTCGAGGGCAATCCGGCAGCGGTATATTTTGACCTCAAGTACAATGCGGATCGGGGCTTGTCGCTGAGCCGCGTGGACGTGGCTGGCGCCGAAAGCGCGATGTTCCACGAATACAAGGAATGGGCCGGCCGCATGGAAATGGGCGAGAGCAACCCGCTCCCCCTCACCAACGGGACCGAGTACAAGTTCGAGCCGGGCGGCCGTCACGTCATGGCGATGAATGTTTCGCCCGAACTCCAGCCCGGCGGCACGACCGAAGTTACCGTGTTCGTCTCGGGCGGCGACAAGACCAGCTTCCCGGTCGACATCCTCGCTGCCGGCGACGAGCGCTGA
- the dnaK gene encoding molecular chaperone DnaK: protein MAKVIGIDLGTTNSCVAVMDGGKPKVIENSEGARTTPSIVAFTKDGERLIGQPAKRQAVTNPDNTLFAIKRLIGRRFDDPMTKKDMGLVPYDIVKGKNGDAWVEAGGEEYSPSQISAFILQKMKETAESYLGEDVKQAVITVPAYFNDAQRQATKDAGQIAGLEVLRIINEPTAAALAYGLDKEDGKTIAVYDLGGGTFDISILEIGDGVFEVKSTNGDTFLGGEDFDSAIVEYLAEEFKKKENMDLRTDKLALQRLKEAAEKAKIELSSSQSTEVNLPFITARMEGGASTPLHLVETISRSKLEQLVGDLVKRTLEPCKKALADAGIDKGGVDEVVLVGGMTRMPKVREIVEEFFGQKPHTGVNPDEVVAMGAAIQAGVLQGDVKDVLLLDVTPLSLGIETLGGVFTRMIDRNTTIPTKKTQTYSTAEDNQQAVTIRVFQGEREMAADNKMLGQFDLVGIPAAPRGVPQIEVTFDIDANGIVNVSAKDKGTGKEQQIRIQASGGLSDSDIEQMVQDAEKFADEDKKRKEAAEARNQADSLVHATEKQLEEHGDKVDADTKSAVETALAEAKTALEGDDVDAINAKAQALTDAAMKMGQQIYEKEQASAAASGDAGEGEASSSDADEEVVDAEFSEVDEDNKG, encoded by the coding sequence ATGGCCAAAGTTATCGGTATCGACCTCGGCACCACCAACTCTTGCGTTGCCGTGATGGACGGGGGCAAGCCCAAGGTTATCGAGAATTCGGAAGGCGCGCGCACCACGCCTTCGATCGTCGCCTTCACCAAGGATGGCGAGCGCCTCATCGGCCAGCCGGCAAAGCGCCAGGCGGTCACTAACCCTGACAACACGCTGTTCGCGATCAAGCGCCTCATCGGTCGCCGGTTCGACGATCCCATGACCAAGAAGGACATGGGCCTCGTCCCGTACGACATCGTGAAGGGCAAGAACGGCGACGCGTGGGTCGAAGCTGGCGGCGAGGAATATAGCCCGTCGCAGATCTCGGCCTTCATCCTCCAGAAGATGAAGGAAACCGCCGAAAGCTATCTCGGCGAAGACGTGAAGCAGGCGGTCATTACCGTTCCGGCCTACTTCAACGACGCCCAGCGCCAGGCGACCAAGGATGCCGGCCAGATCGCCGGTCTCGAAGTCCTGCGCATCATCAACGAGCCGACTGCTGCCGCGCTCGCCTATGGCCTCGACAAGGAAGACGGCAAGACCATCGCCGTTTACGACCTTGGCGGCGGTACCTTCGATATCTCGATCCTCGAGATCGGCGACGGCGTATTCGAAGTGAAGTCGACCAACGGCGACACCTTCCTCGGCGGTGAAGACTTCGACAGCGCGATCGTCGAATACCTCGCGGAGGAGTTCAAGAAGAAGGAGAACATGGATCTCCGGACCGACAAGCTTGCCCTGCAGCGCCTCAAGGAAGCTGCCGAAAAGGCCAAGATCGAGCTTTCGAGCTCGCAGTCGACCGAAGTGAACCTGCCCTTCATCACCGCGCGCATGGAAGGCGGCGCATCGACCCCGCTGCACCTCGTTGAAACGATCAGCCGCTCGAAGCTCGAGCAGCTTGTCGGCGACCTCGTGAAGCGCACTCTCGAACCGTGCAAGAAGGCTCTGGCCGATGCCGGTATCGACAAGGGCGGCGTTGACGAAGTCGTGCTCGTCGGCGGCATGACCCGCATGCCGAAGGTCCGCGAGATCGTGGAAGAATTCTTTGGCCAGAAGCCGCACACCGGCGTGAACCCGGACGAAGTCGTTGCCATGGGTGCTGCGATCCAGGCGGGCGTCCTCCAGGGCGACGTCAAGGATGTCCTCCTGCTCGACGTGACCCCGCTCTCGCTCGGTATCGAGACGCTCGGCGGTGTCTTCACCCGCATGATCGATCGCAACACGACGATCCCGACCAAGAAAACGCAGACCTACTCGACTGCCGAAGACAACCAGCAGGCCGTGACGATCCGCGTGTTCCAGGGCGAGCGCGAGATGGCGGCGGACAACAAGATGCTCGGCCAGTTCGACCTCGTCGGTATCCCGGCCGCTCCGCGCGGTGTCCCGCAGATCGAGGTGACGTTCGACATCGACGCCAACGGCATCGTGAACGTCTCCGCGAAGGACAAGGGCACCGGCAAGGAACAGCAGATCCGCATCCAGGCTTCGGGTGGTCTTTCGGACTCCGACATCGAGCAGATGGTCCAGGATGCCGAGAAGTTCGCCGACGAGGACAAGAAGCGCAAGGAAGCGGCAGAAGCCCGCAACCAGGCCGACAGCCTCGTCCATGCGACCGAGAAGCAGCTCGAAGAGCATGGCGACAAGGTCGATGCCGATACCAAGTCGGCTGTCGAGACGGCGCTGGCTGAAGCCAAGACCGCTCTCGAAGGCGACGACGTCGACGCCATCAATGCGAAGGCACAGGCGCTGACCGACGCGGCCATGAAGATGGGCCAGCAGATCTACGAGAAGGAGCAGGCCAGCGCCGCGGCTTCGGGCGACGCGGGCGAGGGCGAAGCATCCTCGAGCGACGCCGACGAAGAAGTGGTCGACGCCGAATTCTCCGAAGTCGACGAAGACAACAAGGGCTAA
- the dnaJ gene encoding molecular chaperone DnaJ yields MSSTEIDFYELLEVSRDADDKAIKSSYRKLAMKYHPDRNPGDAEAEAQFKAVSAAYEVLKDPQKRAAYDRFGHAAFQQGNGFGGGHAGADFGDIGDIFETIFGSAFGGGAAGQQRARRGADLRYDMQITLEEAFHGKSTAIEVEVSQTCDTCNGSGASPGTGTRGCNLCNGYGKVRAKQGFFVVERPCPNCHGRGEVIEDPCGDCRGEGRVDKAVELEVEIPPGVDTGTRVRLSGKGEAGPRGAPPGDLYIFIHVKPHPVFEREGTTLHTRIPISFTKAALGGCVEIPGLDGETNKVDIPDGIQSGKQLRVRGGGMPVLQGRGRGDMVVEIAVETPTKLTKEQRSILEQFRDTETGDECPQSRSFFGKVKEAFGG; encoded by the coding sequence ATGTCTTCGACCGAAATCGACTTTTACGAGCTGCTCGAAGTCAGCCGCGACGCTGACGACAAGGCAATCAAGTCCTCCTATCGCAAGCTGGCGATGAAGTATCACCCGGACCGCAATCCGGGCGATGCCGAAGCCGAAGCGCAATTCAAGGCGGTGAGCGCAGCCTACGAGGTCCTGAAGGACCCTCAGAAGCGCGCGGCATACGACCGCTTCGGCCATGCCGCGTTCCAGCAGGGCAACGGTTTTGGCGGAGGCCACGCCGGTGCCGACTTCGGCGATATCGGCGACATTTTCGAAACGATCTTCGGCAGTGCTTTCGGCGGTGGTGCTGCGGGCCAGCAACGTGCCCGTCGCGGCGCCGACCTTCGCTACGACATGCAGATCACGCTGGAAGAGGCGTTTCACGGCAAGTCGACTGCGATCGAAGTCGAAGTCTCTCAAACTTGCGATACCTGCAACGGCAGCGGCGCTTCGCCGGGCACCGGTACACGTGGGTGTAACTTGTGTAACGGCTACGGAAAAGTCCGCGCGAAGCAGGGCTTCTTCGTCGTCGAACGTCCGTGCCCCAATTGCCATGGCCGCGGCGAAGTTATCGAAGACCCGTGCGGCGATTGCCGCGGCGAGGGCCGTGTCGACAAGGCCGTCGAACTCGAAGTCGAAATCCCACCCGGCGTCGATACCGGCACCCGCGTCCGCCTGTCGGGCAAGGGCGAGGCAGGTCCGCGTGGCGCGCCTCCGGGCGATCTCTACATCTTCATCCATGTAAAGCCGCATCCGGTATTCGAGCGCGAAGGCACGACGCTACATACGCGCATTCCCATCAGCTTCACCAAGGCGGCCCTCGGGGGCTGCGTCGAAATCCCCGGGCTCGACGGCGAGACCAACAAGGTCGACATTCCCGACGGCATCCAGTCGGGCAAGCAGCTACGCGTTCGCGGCGGCGGCATGCCCGTCCTGCAGGGTCGTGGGCGCGGCGACATGGTTGTCGAGATCGCGGTCGAAACGCCGACCAAGCTCACCAAGGAACAGCGATCCATCCTCGAACAGTTCCGCGATACGGAAACCGGCGACGAATGCCCGCAGAGCCGCAGCTTCTTCGGCAAGGTGAAAGAGGCTTTCGGCGGCTGA
- a CDS encoding MBL fold metallo-hydrolase, producing the protein MTSTSFKLLAGAAFGAAALASPTQAQRNFDEVEIRIERIAPGIAVLYGAGGNIGVSYGEDGTILIDDQYAPLTGKIETAVAELGAEPVSFLINTHWHGDHTGGNENLGKKGATIFAQDNVRVRLAEGRPEADRPIPPAAKEALPVVTYGQGVTMHLNGDTVDVMFLGGGHTDGDSVVFWREDNVVHMGDLYFKIPGYPFIDIRSGGNVINAMNTLDAVIRMIDDETKVIPGHGPMSNKAELVAYRAMIGDAVERVRALKDGGATSEEAVAAQPLAGFDRGEGFISADSFVAAIYASL; encoded by the coding sequence ATGACCAGCACTTCGTTCAAGCTTCTCGCCGGAGCCGCATTCGGCGCGGCCGCACTCGCTTCACCCACGCAGGCGCAGCGCAATTTCGACGAGGTCGAAATCCGCATCGAACGCATCGCACCCGGGATCGCCGTGCTTTACGGCGCGGGCGGCAATATCGGTGTGAGTTACGGCGAAGACGGCACGATCCTGATCGACGACCAGTATGCCCCGCTGACCGGCAAGATCGAGACGGCCGTCGCAGAACTTGGCGCAGAGCCCGTCAGCTTCCTCATCAACACGCACTGGCACGGCGACCACACCGGCGGTAACGAAAATCTCGGCAAGAAGGGCGCGACCATCTTCGCGCAGGACAATGTCAGGGTCCGTCTCGCGGAAGGACGCCCGGAGGCTGATCGACCGATCCCGCCCGCCGCCAAGGAAGCGCTCCCGGTAGTCACCTACGGGCAGGGTGTGACCATGCATCTCAATGGCGACACCGTGGACGTCATGTTCCTCGGCGGTGGTCATACCGATGGGGACAGCGTGGTCTTCTGGCGCGAGGACAATGTCGTCCACATGGGCGATCTCTACTTCAAGATACCAGGCTATCCGTTCATCGACATCCGCTCCGGCGGCAATGTCATCAATGCGATGAACACGCTCGATGCTGTAATCCGCATGATCGACGATGAGACGAAGGTCATCCCGGGCCATGGTCCGATGTCGAATAAGGCGGAACTGGTCGCCTATCGCGCGATGATCGGTGATGCTGTCGAACGTGTCCGCGCGCTCAAGGACGGCGGCGCAACCTCGGAAGAAGCGGTCGCCGCGCAGCCTCTTGCCGGGTTCGACCGGGGCGAAGGCTTCATCAGTGCCGATTCTTTCGTCGCAGCGATCTACGCCAGCCTCTAG
- a CDS encoding patatin-like protein encodes MRQKELRIALVCYGGVSLAIYMHGVTKELWKLARSSRSFHAREPKSSGVQGVYRELLEHIESDCDLKLRVLPDILSGASAGGINAVFLAQAVHSGQSLEPLTDLWLDTADVDRLLDPDARPVWKFAKFWATPIAWWLFSRPGNVVSESVAPETRDEVRRKVSHFVRSRWFQPPFSGDNFSGLLYDAFEAMAQAPVEKPLLPPGHPINLFVTATDFKGHRELLRLNSPPVVEETEHRMPIEFSSHSSGEGGSDIANLLELTLAARATASFPGAFPPLTLAEIDRLGEQRGRDWPGREDFLGRVMPAHVRNDDTHKVSLIDGSVLVNKPFDGAIRALRGRPAQREVDRRFVYVDPRPDRFGSFRENGDNEVGFFGAILGSLSTIPREQPIRDNLEVLERQTREAERLRQMVSALRGEVEEAVEKLFGRTLFLDRPTTKRLVTWRNKAQEQAAFDAGYAFQSYAQVKYAGILEDLAAITLRAAPVLDLPDHAPIVDAFRRTLDDRGLASLSGRKGGASGEAIAFFRAHDIGFRLRRLRLLIRRLSREWEADPEIDDEEVDRARGLIYQILSLYDERDEIDALGEDFGELAARVMEDPGAVLDALAERRLLPAVDQEAEERLSEALAQMPQNLRRKMLLTYLGFPFYDIATLPLMGQEGLTEFDPIKVDRISPDDARSIREGGTRATLRGIEFYNFGAFFSRTYRENDYLWGRLHGAERMIDMVCSTVGKPIAHKDCLAFKRRAFHAILDEEAGRLTTDPSLIETIRREVEERLG; translated from the coding sequence ATGCGGCAGAAAGAGCTCAGGATTGCACTGGTTTGCTATGGCGGTGTCAGCCTGGCGATCTACATGCATGGCGTCACGAAGGAGCTCTGGAAGCTCGCGCGATCGAGCAGGTCGTTCCATGCGCGCGAACCCAAGAGCAGCGGTGTACAAGGCGTTTACCGCGAGCTGCTCGAGCATATCGAAAGCGACTGCGACCTGAAGTTGCGCGTCCTGCCGGATATCCTTTCCGGTGCGAGCGCAGGCGGCATCAATGCGGTTTTCCTCGCCCAAGCGGTCCATTCGGGCCAGTCGCTCGAGCCGCTGACCGACCTGTGGCTCGATACGGCGGACGTCGATCGCCTGCTCGACCCCGATGCCCGCCCGGTGTGGAAATTCGCCAAGTTCTGGGCGACGCCGATCGCGTGGTGGCTGTTCAGCCGGCCGGGCAATGTGGTCTCGGAAAGCGTAGCCCCCGAAACGCGGGACGAAGTGCGCCGCAAGGTCTCGCATTTCGTCAGGTCGCGCTGGTTCCAGCCACCCTTCTCGGGCGATAATTTCTCAGGTCTCCTGTACGATGCGTTCGAGGCGATGGCGCAGGCTCCGGTCGAAAAACCGCTCCTGCCGCCCGGCCATCCGATCAACCTTTTCGTGACCGCGACCGACTTCAAGGGGCACCGCGAATTGCTCCGCCTCAACAGCCCTCCGGTTGTCGAGGAGACCGAGCATCGGATGCCGATCGAATTCTCTTCGCATTCCTCCGGCGAAGGAGGCAGCGACATCGCCAACCTGCTCGAACTGACATTGGCAGCAAGGGCAACGGCGAGCTTCCCCGGGGCCTTCCCACCCCTCACCCTTGCCGAAATCGACCGGCTAGGAGAACAGCGCGGGCGTGACTGGCCCGGCAGGGAAGATTTCCTCGGCCGCGTGATGCCCGCCCATGTGCGCAACGACGACACGCACAAGGTCTCGCTGATCGACGGCTCGGTGCTGGTCAACAAGCCGTTCGACGGCGCTATCCGCGCGCTACGTGGGCGCCCTGCCCAGCGCGAAGTCGACCGGCGCTTTGTCTATGTCGACCCCCGACCCGACCGCTTCGGCTCCTTCCGCGAGAATGGCGACAACGAGGTGGGCTTTTTCGGAGCGATCCTCGGCTCGTTGTCGACGATCCCTCGTGAACAGCCCATCCGCGACAACCTCGAAGTGCTCGAGCGCCAGACGCGCGAAGCGGAGCGCTTGCGGCAGATGGTCTCCGCCCTGCGCGGCGAGGTCGAGGAAGCGGTCGAAAAGCTCTTCGGGCGAACCCTGTTCCTCGACCGGCCCACGACCAAGCGGCTCGTCACCTGGCGCAACAAGGCGCAGGAGCAGGCTGCCTTCGATGCGGGATACGCATTCCAGTCCTATGCGCAGGTCAAATATGCCGGCATCCTCGAAGACCTCGCAGCGATCACCTTGCGCGCCGCCCCTGTCCTTGACCTGCCGGATCATGCGCCCATAGTCGATGCATTCCGCCGCACCCTCGATGATCGCGGGCTCGCGTCGCTGTCCGGGCGCAAGGGCGGTGCCAGCGGCGAGGCCATCGCCTTCTTCCGCGCGCACGACATCGGTTTTCGCCTGCGTCGCCTTCGCCTGTTGATCCGCCGCCTGTCCCGCGAATGGGAAGCCGATCCGGAGATCGACGACGAGGAAGTCGATCGCGCTCGCGGGCTGATCTACCAGATCCTCTCGCTCTACGACGAACGGGACGAGATCGATGCGCTCGGCGAGGACTTCGGCGAGCTGGCGGCCAGGGTGATGGAAGACCCGGGTGCGGTCCTCGATGCGCTGGCCGAAAGGCGGCTCTTGCCGGCCGTCGACCAGGAGGCGGAGGAGCGACTGTCCGAAGCTCTCGCGCAAATGCCACAGAACTTGCGCCGCAAGATGCTCCTGACCTACCTCGGCTTCCCGTTCTACGACATCGCGACCTTGCCGCTGATGGGGCAAGAGGGGCTCACTGAATTCGACCCGATCAAGGTCGATCGCATCAGTCCCGACGACGCCCGCTCGATACGAGAAGGCGGTACGAGGGCCACGCTAAGGGGCATCGAGTTCTACAATTTCGGAGCGTTCTTCAGCCGGACTTATCGCGAGAACGATTACCTCTGGGGCCGACTTCACGGCGCGGAGCGGATGATCGACATGGTCTGCTCGACTGTCGGCAAGCCGATCGCCCACAAGGATTGCCTCGCCTTCAAGCGCCGCGCCTTCCACGCCATACTCGACGAGGAAGCCGGGCGCCTGACCACGGATCCTTCGCTGATCGAGACGATCAGGCGCGAAGTGGAAGAAAGGCTCGGCTAG